One part of the Schistocerca piceifrons isolate TAMUIC-IGC-003096 chromosome 2, iqSchPice1.1, whole genome shotgun sequence genome encodes these proteins:
- the LOC124777000 gene encoding 60S acidic ribosomal protein P1 has protein sequence MSNKSELACIYSALILVDDEVAVTGEKIQTILKAAAVDVDPYWPGLFAKALEGINVKDLITNVGAGVGAGPAVGAAPAAAGAAPEAAPAEKKEEAKKKEESEESDDDMGFGLFD, from the exons ATGTCTAACAAGTCTGAATTAGCGTGCATCTACTCTGCCTtgattcttgttgacgatgaggtCGCAGTAACT gGCGAGAAAATCCAGACTATTCTGAAGGCAGCAGCAGTGGATGTTGATCCGTACTGGCCAGGATTGTTTGCAAAGGCACTGGAAGGAATTAATGTTAAAGATTTAATCACAAACGTGGGTGCTGGCGTTGGAGCTGGTCCCGCTGTTGGAGCAG CCCCAGCTGCTGCCGGTGCTGCTCCAGAGGCTGCGCCAGCTGAAAAGAAGGAAGAAGCCAAAAAGAAAGAAGAATCGGAGGAATCTGATGATGACATGGGTTTTG GTCTCTTCGATTAA